In the Malaya genurostris strain Urasoe2022 chromosome 1, Malgen_1.1, whole genome shotgun sequence genome, one interval contains:
- the LOC131426311 gene encoding solute carrier family 23 member 2-like, translating into MYENIHYLTMIGAIVSIPFILTPALCMEDKDPARGIIISTMIFVTGLVTYIQVTWGCRLPIVQGGTISFLVPTLAILNLPQWKCPSEDIIGAMDSAEKTELWQTRMRELSGAIVVSAIFQVFIGYTGLVGKLLKIITPLTIVPTVSLVGLTLFSHASETASKHWGIAIGTIFLMTFFSQVITNIQVPIIKYRKRFGIKIGWFPLFKLFSVLLTITIMWTLCFVLTAFNVFPESHPARTDVRIKVLEDAAWFRVPYPGQFGTPTVTLAGVLGMLAGVLACTVESISYYPTVSQMCNAPPPPLHAINRGIGTEGLGTILAGFWGSGNGTNTFGENVGAIGVTKVGSRRVIQWAALIMILQGVINKLGAVFIMIPDPVVGGIFCVMFGMIAAFGLSTLQYVDLRSARNLYILGLSIFFPLVLCLWLKDHPDFIQTGNETLDLTLTVLLSTSILVGGSLGCILDNLIPGTAEERGLLAWSKEMAIENTNEDIVISSTFDFPYGMQTLRRWKWTRHIPFLPTYKMKL; encoded by the exons ATGTACGAAAATATA CATTATCTGACAATGATTGGAGCAATCGTATCCATCCCATTTATATTAACACCGGCACTTTGCATGGAAGACAAGGATCCAGCGAGAGGGATAATTATATCAAcgatgatattcgtcaccggtCTGGTGACATATATTCAAGTGACTTGGGGATGTCGACTACCAATTGTCCAGGGAGGCACAATATCCTTTCTAGTGCCAACTCTAGCTATACTGAATCTTCCACAATGGAAATGCCCTAGTGAGGATATTATAGGAGCAATGGATTCAGCAGAAAAAACAGAACTATGGCAAACGAGGATGCGAGAATTGTCAGGAGCGATAGTGGTGTCCGCTATCTTCCAGGTCTTCATTGGATATACCGGGTTAGTCGGTAAACTTCTGAAAATTATAACACCGCTCACAATTGTGCCTACAGTATCCTTAGTGGGTCTAACATTATTCTCGCACGCCAGTGAAACTGCATCAAAGCATTGGGGAATAGCTATAGGAACCATTTTTCTAATGACATTTTTTTCTCAAGTAATAACAAATATTCAAGTTCCGATTATCAAATATCGAAAAAGATTCGGAATAAAAATAGGGTGGTTCCCACTATTTAAGCTTTTTTCTGTGTtacttacaattacaattatgtGGACTCTTTGTTTCGTGTTAACAGCTTTCAACGTTTTCCCAGAAAGTCATCCGGCTCGCACGGACGTACGAATTAAAGTATTAGAAGATGCAGCGTGGTTCCGCGTACCATATCCGGGACAGTTTGGAACACCAACTGTCACATTGGCTGGTGTATTGGGAATGCTGGCCGGAGTTTTAGCATGTACAGTAGAATCGATCAGCTACTATCCAACTGTTTCCCAAATGTGCAATGCTCCTCCACCTCCTCTTCATGCTATTAATCGAGGAATTGGTACAGAAGGCCTTGGAACCATACTTGCTGGATTTTGGGGATCAGGAAATGGTACTAATACATTCGGTGAAAATGTTGGTGCTATTGGTGTTACGAAAGTTGGAAGTCGACGAGTTATTCAATGGGCTGCACTAATCATGATACTACAGGGAGTAATAAATAAATTGGGAGCTGTCTTCATAATGATACCAGATCCGGTAGTTGGCGGTATATTTTGTGTTATGTTCGGAATGATAGCGGCTTTTGGTCTCTCCACCTTGCAATATGTTGATCTTCGATCTGCACGAAATTTATATATCCTAGGTTTGTCCATTTTCTTCCCTCTGGTACTATGCTTATGGCTTAAGGATCATCCAGATTTTATACAAACTGGAAACGAAACATTAGACTTAACTTTAACCGTCCTACTTAGCACAAGTATTCTTGTCGGAGGAAGTCTTGGTTGTATTCTAGATAATCTTATCCCAGGAACTGCTGAGGAGCGTGGTTTATTAGCGTGGAGCAAAGAAATGGCAATAGAAAATACAAACGAGGATATAGTCATCAGCTCTACGTTCGACTTTCCTTATGGCATGCAAACACTAAGAAG GTGGAAGTGGACAAGACATATTCCATTTTTACCAACATATAAAATGAAGCTATAA
- the LOC131426306 gene encoding solute carrier family 23 member 2-like — MYENIHYLTMIGAIVSIPFILTPALCMEDKDPARGIIISTMIFVTGLVTYIQVTWGCRLPIVQGGTISFLVPTLAILNLPQWKCPSEDIIGAMDSAEKTELWQTRMRELSGAIVVSAIFQVFIGYTGLVGKLLKIITPLTIVPTVSLVGLTLFSHASETASKHWGIAIGTIFLMTFFSQVITNIQVPIIKYRKRFGIKIGWFPLFKLFSVLLTITIMWTLCFVLTAFNVFPESHPARTDVRIKVLEDAAWFRVPYPGQFGTPTVTLAGVLGMLAGVLACTVESISYYPTVSQMCNAPPPPLHAINRGIGTEGLGTILAGFWGSGNGTNTFGENVGAIGVTKVGSRRVIQWAALIMILQGVINKLGAVFIMIPDPVVGGIFCVMFGMIAAFGLSTLQYVDLRSARNLYILGLSIFFPLVLCLWLKDHPDFIQTGNETLDSTLTVLLSTSILVGGSLGCILDNLIPGTAEERGLLAWSKEMAIENTNEDIVISSTFDFPYGMQTLRRWKWTRHIPFLPTYKMKL, encoded by the exons ATGTACGAAAATATA CATTATCTGACAATGATTGGAGCAATCGTATCCATCCCATTTATATTAACACCGGCACTTTGCATGGAAGACAAGGATCCAGCGAGAGGGATAATTATATCAAcgatgatattcgtcaccggtCTGGTGACATATATTCAAGTGACTTGGGGATGTCGACTACCAATTGTCCAGGGAGGCACAATATCCTTTCTAGTGCCAACTCTAGCTATACTGAATCTTCCACAATGGAAATGCCCTAGTGAGGATATTATAGGAGCAATGGATTCAGCAGAAAAAACAGAACTATGGCAAACGAGGATGCGAGAATTGTCAGGAGCGATAGTGGTGTCCGCTATCTTCCAGGTCTTCATTGGATATACCGGGTTAGTCGGTAAACTTCTGAAAATTATAACACCGCTCACAATTGTGCCTACAGTATCCTTAGTGGGTCTAACATTATTCTCGCACGCCAGTGAAACTGCATCAAAGCATTGGGGAATAGCTATAGGAACCATTTTTCTAATGACATTTTTTTCTCAAGTAATAACAAATATTCAAGTTCCGATTATCAAATATCGAAAAAGATTCGGAATAAAAATAGGGTGGTTCCCACTATTTAAGCTTTTTTCTGTGTtacttacaattacaattatgtGGACTCTTTGTTTCGTGTTAACAGCTTTCAACGTTTTCCCAGAAAGTCATCCGGCTCGCACGGACGTACGAATTAAAGTATTAGAAGATGCAGCGTGGTTCCGCGTACCATATCCGGGACAGTTTGGAACACCAACTGTCACATTGGCTGGTGTATTGGGAATGCTGGCCGGAGTTTTAGCATGTACAGTAGAATCGATCAGCTACTATCCAACTGTTTCCCAAATGTGCAATGCTCCTCCACCTCCTCTTCATGCTATTAATCGAGGAATTGGTACAGAAGGCCTTGGAACCATACTTGCTGGATTTTGGGGATCAGGAAATGGTACTAATACATTCGGTGAAAATGTTGGTGCTATTGGTGTTACGAAAGTTGGAAGTCGACGAGTTATTCAATGGGCTGCACTAATCATGATACTACAGGGAGTAATAAATAAATTGGGAGCTGTCTTCATAATGATACCAGATCCGGTAGTTGGCGGTATATTTTGTGTTATGTTCGGAATGATAGCGGCTTTTGGTCTCTCCACCTTGCAATATGTTGATCTTCGATCTGCACGAAATTTATATATCCTAGGTTTGTCCATTTTCTTCCCTCTGGTACTATGCTTATGGCTTAAGGATCATCCAGATTTTATACAAACTGGAAACGAAACATTAGACTCAACTTTAACCGTCCTACTTAGCACAAGTATTCTTGTCGGAGGAAGTCTTGGTTGTATTCTAGATAATCTTATCCCAGGAACTGCTGAGGAGCGTGGTTTATTAGCGTGGAGCAAAGAAATGGCAATAGAAAATACAAACGAGGATATAGTCATCAGCTCTACGTTCGACTTTCCTTATGGCATGCAAACACTAAGAAG GTGGAAGTGGACAAGACATATTCCATTTTTACCAACATATAAAATGAAGCTATAA
- the LOC131440551 gene encoding solute carrier family 23 member 2-like — MSVVDVNAMQVEKETQKHGSNINYGIDDTPPWYLCLFMALQHYLTMIGAIVSIPFILTPALCMEDKDPARGIIISTMIFVTGLVTYIQVTWGCRLPIVQGGTISFLVPTLAILNLPQWKCPSEDIIGAMDSAEKTELWQTRMRELSGAIVVSAIFQVFIGYTGLVGKLLKIITPLTIVPTVSLVGLTLFSHASETASKHWGIAIGTIFLMTFFSQVITNIQVPIIKYRKRFGIKIGWFPLFKLFPVLLTITIMWTLCFVLTAFNVFPESHPARTDVRIKVLEDAAWFRVPYPGQFGTPTVTLAGVLGMLAGVLACTVESISYYPTVSQMCNAPPPPLHAINRGIGTEGLGTILAGFWGSGNGTNTFGENVGAIGVTKVGSRRVIQWAALIMILQGVINKLGAVFIMIPDPVVGGIFCVMFGMIAAFGLSTLQYVDLRSARNLYILGLSIFFPLVLCLWLKDHPDFIQTGNETLDSTLTVLLSTSILVGGSLGCILDNLIPGTAEERGLLAWSKEMVIENTNEDIVISSTFDFPYGMQTLRRWKWTRHIPFLPTYKMKL, encoded by the exons CATTATCTGACAATGATTGGAGCAATCGTATCCATCCCATTTATATTAACACCGGCACTTTGCATGGAAGACAAGGATCCAGCGAGAGGGATAATTATATCAAcgatgatattcgtcaccggtCTGGTGACATATATTCAAGTGACTTGGGGATGTCGACTACCAATTGTCCAGGGAGGCACAATATCCTTTCTAGTGCCAACTCTAGCTATACTGAATCTTCCACAATGGAAATGCCCTAGTGAGGATATTATAGGAGCAATGGATTCAGCAGAAAAAACAGAACTATGGCAAACGAGGATGCGAGAATTGTCAGGAGCGATAGTGGTGTCCGCTATCTTCCAGGTCTTCATTGGATATACCGGGTTAGTCGGTAAACTTCTGAAAATTATAACACCGCTCACAATTGTGCCTACAGTATCCTTAGTGGGTCTAACATTATTCTCGCACGCCAGTGAAACTGCATCAAAGCATTGGGGAATAGCTATAGGAACCATTTTTCTAATGACATTTTTTTCTCAAGTAATAACAAATATTCAAGTTCCGATTATCAAATATCGAAAAAGATTCGGAATAAAAATAGGGTGGTTCCCACTATTTAAGCTTTTTCCTGTGTtacttacaattacaattatgtGGACTCTTTGTTTCGTGTTAACAGCTTTCAACGTTTTCCCAGAAAGTCATCCGGCTCGCACGGACGTACGAATTAAAGTATTAGAAGATGCAGCGTGGTTCCGCGTACCATATCCGGGACAGTTTGGAACACCAACTGTCACATTGGCTGGTGTATTGGGAATGCTGGCCGGAGTTTTAGCATGTACAGTAGAATCGATCAGCTACTATCCAACTGTTTCCCAAATGTGCAATGCTCCTCCACCTCCTCTTCATGCTATTAATCGAGGAATTGGTACAGAAGGCCTTGGAACCATACTTGCTGGATTTTGGGGATCAGGAAATGGTACTAATACATTCGGTGAAAATGTTGGTGCTATTGGTGTTACGAAAGTTGGAAGTCGACGAGTTATTCAATGGGCTGCACTAATCATGATACTACAGGGAGTAATAAATAAATTGGGAGCTGTCTTCATAATGATACCAGATCCGGTAGTTGGCGGTATATTTTGTGTTATGTTCGGAATGATAGCGGCTTTTGGTCTCTCCACCTTGCAATATGTTGATCTTCGATCTGCACGAAATTTATATATCCTAGGTTTGTCCATTTTCTTCCCTCTGGTACTATGCTTATGGCTTAAGGATCATCCAGATTTTATACAAACTGGAAACGAAACATTAGACTCAACTTTAACCGTCCTACTTAGCACAAGTATTCTTGTCGGAGGAAGTCTTGGTTGTATTCTAGATAATCTTATCCCAGGAACTGCTGAGGAGCGTGGTTTATTAGCGTGGAGCAAAGAAATGGTAATAGAAAATACAAACGAGGATATAGTCATCAGCTCTACGTTCGACTTTCCTTATGGCATGCAAACACTAAGAAG GTGGAAGTGGACAAGACATATTCCATTTTTACCAACATATAAAATGAAGCTATAA